In Luteitalea sp. TBR-22, one genomic interval encodes:
- a CDS encoding carboxypeptidase-like regulatory domain-containing protein gives MATAGWPGRACARVAAWCVAVVLVTVTAASGQSNFGSIRGVVKDSDGLVLPGVTVTVTDEGTAQQVVAVTDEAGAYVVPALRPVYYSVKGELPGFRAAATTGVKVDTARDARVDLVLAPGGVQESVEVVAAAPTLRTESGAVTLTVDQRTIQNLPLNGRNTLELALTLPGTTGSAGSELSELGTNLPLPGRELIVNGGRPGSTQFFADGANTTSVGLARTSVSFSPDAIQEFSVQQSNYSAQYAQAGGGIINQTTRSGTNEWRGSGYWFYREKALTATPFNAQRLPQLGNDARPPLERHQAGVTLGGPVRRNRTFFFASYEPTREERSNPSGASFARVPTDEEIAGDFRNSVVYLQNGTTVPYPQMYAQFDRLPDGTLTYRPNPAFNAALPESATNPRFQYDNFPMFDGNGRLLSLNGVSWVNPAAQRILRELMPRPNIDRITSGPNADANYLYFRRTENRDDRYSLRVDHRLGNAQNVYGRFTYTPSDGDRYMIDPIRQGLVSDTTRASQSLLAWNATLGSKIVNELRLSYVYGNFSRNFPSPLLEKDYTTPLLDLGGPGLGTPNYLGYGLADFRDLQRPNGGNGAQFPSMGLNGPQNVGKEKNHIYSLIDDLTLVRGRHTFKAGVAAYLRMFNVAANGYGYQAGGRWNFSPNQTRNAYCSANPLGGTIPGCAQNNATGDAYGSFLLGVPNTLFAYENIAQPYYYRWRDVGAYLQDDWKVRENLTLNLGVRYQYQSPRWEKFDRQGALDLATLETNPYSSSRAGIPANLPSPVFEFAGVDGRSRYLVEPQYLDFEPRLGFSWLPAQRWVVSGGYGLAHVPLYGNNKAPFPNLGSRADDFRRFNVLYGTSPRFDPSNVFFNGAARPEANIPLQFGYNNVLYRPDPGLFDIPAGGVIRPGDVNAAGRQDARYAQTGYARNTDFTTPYVQSYSVQVQRDLGGHTTVTAGYQGSRGTNLSIGTINVNQIDVFNANALTAQPYPGFNGPGDGRIAMLDVTRGTSQYHALITSVDRRFSRGLAFKFNYTFSRSEDDTSGGIDYDIANLSGQDQGAILIQRIQNPNDLASEWAVSSFDTPHVFNLSGIWELPFGSGRRFLDREGVLDWIVGGWQVSALGRLYSGYPVTVALGNANQVRDGGIGAAIRPNLVPGVPVVNPAWTPQNAATTPYVNPRAFVIPDPGTYGSAPRNFSDARLPWVKVLDMSLTKTVPFGGGRSLQFRADVFNVFNMKALTTNFNTSLFGSLAQNLPGQPNRYANLTPEVWDAILANDPTGLPGAPTAPAGESLSPRGVYTDLVGRLNGGFYRLNQNSILSRTIQLAVRVQF, from the coding sequence GTGAAGGGCGAGTTGCCCGGGTTCCGCGCGGCGGCGACGACCGGCGTGAAGGTCGACACGGCGCGTGACGCCCGGGTCGACCTCGTGCTCGCCCCCGGTGGCGTGCAGGAGTCGGTGGAGGTGGTGGCTGCCGCCCCGACCCTGCGCACCGAGTCGGGCGCCGTCACGCTGACGGTCGACCAGCGGACGATCCAGAACCTGCCGCTCAACGGCCGCAACACCCTCGAACTCGCGCTCACGCTGCCGGGCACCACGGGCAGCGCCGGGTCGGAGCTGTCGGAACTGGGCACGAACCTGCCGCTGCCCGGCCGCGAGCTGATCGTCAACGGCGGACGTCCCGGATCCACGCAGTTCTTCGCCGACGGCGCCAACACCACGAGCGTGGGCCTGGCCCGCACCAGCGTCTCGTTCTCGCCCGATGCCATCCAGGAGTTCTCGGTCCAGCAGTCCAACTATTCGGCGCAGTACGCGCAGGCCGGCGGCGGCATCATCAACCAGACGACGCGCAGCGGCACCAACGAGTGGCGCGGCTCGGGCTACTGGTTCTATCGCGAGAAGGCGCTCACCGCGACGCCGTTCAACGCGCAGCGCCTGCCGCAGCTCGGCAACGACGCGCGTCCGCCGCTCGAGCGGCACCAGGCGGGCGTGACGCTCGGCGGCCCCGTGCGCCGCAATCGCACCTTCTTCTTCGCCTCCTACGAGCCGACGCGCGAGGAGCGCTCCAACCCGAGCGGCGCGAGCTTCGCGCGCGTCCCGACCGACGAGGAGATCGCCGGCGACTTCCGCAACTCCGTCGTGTACCTCCAGAACGGCACGACGGTGCCGTACCCGCAGATGTACGCCCAGTTCGACCGCCTGCCCGACGGCACCCTGACGTACAGGCCCAATCCCGCCTTCAACGCGGCGCTGCCCGAGAGCGCGACCAACCCGCGCTTCCAGTACGACAACTTCCCGATGTTCGACGGCAACGGGCGCCTGCTCTCGCTCAACGGCGTGAGCTGGGTGAACCCGGCGGCCCAGCGGATCCTGCGCGAGCTGATGCCGCGGCCCAACATCGACCGCATCACCTCGGGGCCGAACGCCGACGCGAACTACCTGTACTTCCGCCGCACCGAGAACCGCGACGACCGCTACTCGCTGCGCGTCGATCACCGTCTCGGCAACGCGCAGAACGTGTACGGGCGCTTCACGTACACGCCGAGCGACGGCGACCGCTACATGATCGATCCCATCCGCCAGGGCCTGGTCAGCGACACGACCCGCGCCAGCCAGAGCCTGCTGGCCTGGAACGCCACCCTCGGGTCGAAGATCGTCAACGAGCTGCGCCTCAGCTACGTGTACGGCAACTTCTCGCGCAACTTCCCGTCGCCGCTGCTCGAGAAGGACTACACCACGCCGCTGCTCGATCTCGGCGGCCCCGGCCTCGGGACGCCGAACTACCTCGGGTACGGCCTGGCCGATTTCCGCGACCTCCAGCGCCCCAACGGCGGCAACGGCGCCCAGTTCCCGTCGATGGGGCTCAACGGGCCGCAGAACGTCGGCAAGGAGAAGAACCACATCTACTCGCTGATCGACGACCTGACGCTGGTGCGCGGGCGGCACACGTTCAAGGCGGGCGTCGCGGCGTACCTCCGGATGTTCAACGTCGCGGCCAATGGCTACGGCTACCAGGCCGGCGGGCGCTGGAACTTCAGCCCCAACCAGACCCGCAACGCCTACTGCAGCGCCAACCCGCTCGGCGGGACGATCCCGGGCTGCGCGCAGAACAACGCCACCGGTGACGCCTACGGCAGCTTCCTGCTCGGCGTGCCGAACACGCTCTTCGCGTACGAGAACATCGCGCAGCCGTACTACTACCGCTGGCGCGACGTCGGCGCCTACCTGCAGGACGACTGGAAGGTGCGCGAGAACCTCACGCTGAACCTGGGCGTCCGCTACCAGTACCAGTCGCCGCGCTGGGAGAAGTTCGACAGGCAGGGCGCGTTGGACCTCGCCACGCTCGAGACCAACCCGTACTCGTCGTCGCGCGCCGGCATTCCGGCGAACCTGCCCTCGCCGGTGTTCGAGTTCGCCGGGGTTGACGGCCGATCGCGGTACCTCGTGGAACCGCAGTACCTCGACTTCGAGCCGCGGCTCGGCTTCTCCTGGCTGCCGGCGCAACGCTGGGTGGTCAGCGGCGGCTACGGGCTGGCGCACGTCCCGCTCTACGGCAACAACAAGGCGCCCTTCCCCAACCTCGGGAGCCGCGCCGACGACTTCCGCCGCTTCAACGTCCTCTACGGCACGTCGCCGCGCTTCGACCCGTCCAACGTCTTCTTCAACGGCGCGGCGCGTCCCGAGGCCAACATCCCGCTGCAGTTCGGCTACAACAACGTCCTCTACCGGCCCGACCCCGGCCTGTTCGACATCCCCGCCGGCGGCGTCATCCGCCCCGGCGACGTCAATGCCGCCGGCCGGCAGGACGCGCGGTACGCGCAGACCGGCTACGCGCGCAACACCGACTTCACCACGCCGTACGTCCAGAGCTACAGCGTGCAGGTGCAGCGCGACCTCGGTGGCCACACCACCGTGACCGCCGGCTACCAGGGCAGCCGTGGCACCAACCTCTCCATCGGCACGATCAACGTCAACCAGATCGACGTGTTCAACGCCAACGCGCTCACCGCGCAGCCCTACCCCGGCTTCAACGGGCCGGGCGACGGGCGCATCGCCATGCTCGACGTGACCCGTGGCACGTCGCAGTACCACGCGCTGATCACCTCGGTCGACCGCCGGTTCTCCCGCGGGCTCGCGTTCAAGTTCAATTACACGTTCAGCCGATCCGAGGACGATACCAGCGGCGGCATCGACTACGACATCGCCAACCTCTCGGGCCAGGACCAGGGCGCGATCCTCATCCAGCGCATCCAGAATCCCAACGACCTGGCGAGCGAGTGGGCCGTCTCCAGCTTCGACACGCCGCACGTGTTCAACCTCAGCGGCATCTGGGAGCTTCCGTTCGGCAGTGGCCGACGCTTCCTCGACCGCGAGGGCGTGCTGGACTGGATCGTCGGCGGCTGGCAGGTGAGCGCCCTCGGTCGCCTCTACTCGGGCTACCCGGTGACCGTGGCCCTCGGCAACGCCAACCAGGTGCGCGACGGCGGCATCGGCGCTGCCATCCGCCCGAACCTCGTCCCCGGCGTGCCCGTCGTCAACCCCGCCTGGACCCCCCAGAACGCCGCGACGACGCCCTACGTCAACCCGCGCGCCTTCGTCATCCCCGACCCCGGCACGTACGGTAGCGCCCCCCGCAACTTCTCCGACGCGCGCCTGCCGTGGGTGAAGGTGTTGGACATGAGCCTCACCAAGACGGTGCCCTTCGGGGGCGGGCGCTCGCTGCAGTTCCGGGCCGACGTCTTCAACGTGTTCAACATGAAGGCCCTCACGACCAACTTCAACACGTCGCTGTTCGGCAGCCTGGCGCAGAACCTGCCCGGCCAGCCCAATCGGTACGCCAACCTCACGCCCGAGGTGTGGGACGCGATCCTCGCCAACGACCCGACGGGCCTGCCCGGCGCCCCGACGGCGCCGGCCGGCGAGTCGCTCAGTCCGCGCGGCGTCTACACGGATCTGGTGGGACGGCTCAACGGCGGCTTCTACCGGTTGAACCAGAACAGCATCCTGTCGCGCACGATCCAGCTCGCCGTTCGCGTACAGTTCTGA